In Terriglobia bacterium, a single genomic region encodes these proteins:
- a CDS encoding helix-turn-helix transcriptional regulator, whose translation MREDKRKRLEAKGWKVGGTKEFLELSAEEAAYIELKLKLADGLRARRRRRRLTQVELARRVRSSQSRVAKMEAGDPSVTLDLLIRSLLALGASNRELARIISLSKGLPAT comes from the coding sequence ATGCGTGAGGATAAGAGGAAACGCCTTGAGGCGAAAGGCTGGAAGGTCGGCGGCACCAAGGAGTTCCTGGAACTGTCGGCCGAGGAGGCCGCGTACATCGAACTGAAGCTCAAACTCGCCGACGGGCTTCGAGCGCGTCGGAGACGCCGCCGGTTGACCCAGGTGGAACTCGCGCGGAGAGTCCGCTCGAGCCAATCGCGCGTCGCGAAGATGGAAGCCGGTGATCCTTCGGTGACCCTTGACCTTCTCATCCGCTCTCTACTCGCGCTCGGTGCGTCGAATCGGGAACTCGCCCGAATCATCAGTCTCTCGAAGGGACTTCCAGCAACCTAG
- a CDS encoding IS110 family transposase, which produces MQKPTTLFVGLDVHKDSIAVAYAEAERTDPPSFLGSIGTRQADIDKLIRRLRGKASHLVLAYEAGPCGYVLYRYLTRQGLDCRVVAPSLIPKKPGDKVKTDRRDAVEIALRLRSGDLTSIYVPSVEDEAIRDLCRARDAARVHLKAAKLRLKSFLLRQGLHYTGKARWNDAHRRYLAKVVCPTAPQQIVFQESLMAVDEQVDRLDRIERELVEAAPSWRLFAVVEALQALRGVQQVVAITVVAELGDLTRFDNPRQLAAFVGLIPSEHSSGDKRRQGGITKTGNGRARRALTEAAWAYRYNAKISPIIQKRVEALPPNIRAIAWKAQVRLCKRYRRLLARGKHANVVITAIARELIAFMWAIAKEVPLQA; this is translated from the coding sequence ATGCAGAAGCCTACTACTCTTTTCGTCGGTCTGGACGTTCACAAGGACTCCATCGCGGTCGCGTACGCCGAGGCGGAGCGGACCGATCCCCCGAGCTTCCTCGGCTCCATCGGTACCCGCCAGGCGGACATCGACAAGCTGATCCGTCGATTGCGCGGCAAGGCGTCTCACCTCGTGCTCGCCTACGAAGCCGGCCCCTGCGGCTACGTGCTTTACCGGTACCTCACTCGCCAGGGGCTGGACTGCCGCGTCGTCGCTCCCTCCCTGATCCCCAAGAAACCGGGCGACAAGGTCAAGACCGACCGCCGCGACGCCGTCGAGATCGCGCTCCGGCTCCGCTCGGGAGATCTCACCTCGATCTACGTCCCCAGCGTCGAGGACGAGGCGATCCGCGACCTCTGCCGCGCCCGCGATGCCGCCCGGGTCCACCTCAAGGCCGCCAAGCTGCGTCTCAAGTCCTTCCTCCTCCGGCAGGGACTCCATTACACAGGAAAGGCCAGATGGAACGACGCCCACCGGCGCTACCTCGCGAAGGTCGTCTGTCCCACCGCCCCGCAACAGATTGTCTTCCAGGAATCCCTCATGGCCGTCGACGAGCAGGTCGACCGACTCGACCGTATCGAGCGGGAGCTCGTCGAAGCCGCTCCGAGCTGGCGCCTCTTTGCCGTCGTCGAGGCCCTCCAAGCGCTCCGCGGCGTCCAGCAGGTCGTCGCCATCACCGTCGTCGCCGAACTCGGCGATCTCACCCGATTCGACAATCCCAGACAGCTCGCCGCCTTCGTAGGATTGATCCCCTCCGAGCACTCCAGCGGCGACAAGCGACGCCAGGGCGGAATCACCAAGACCGGCAACGGACGCGCCCGCCGCGCCCTCACCGAGGCCGCCTGGGCCTACCGCTACAACGCCAAGATCTCGCCGATCATCCAGAAGCGTGTCGAAGCCCTGCCCCCGAACATCCGGGCGATCGCCTGGAAGGCCCAGGTGCGACTCTGCAAGCGGTACCGCCGACTCCTCGCACGCGGCAAGCACGCCAACGTCGTGATCACAGCGATTGCCCGCGAGCTGATCGCTTTCATGTGGGCTATCGCCAAGGAGGTGCCGCTGCAAGCGTGA
- a CDS encoding type II toxin-antitoxin system HicA family toxin, translated as MSEWPSTRARRVLAALLRIGWEQKRQSGSHRTLRRDGWPDYVFAFHDDEELGPRMLARIAKRTGLRPQDL; from the coding sequence ATGAGCGAATGGCCGAGCACGCGAGCACGACGGGTGCTCGCTGCGCTGCTCCGAATCGGCTGGGAACAGAAACGGCAGTCAGGTTCGCACCGGACCTTGCGGCGCGATGGGTGGCCTGACTATGTGTTCGCCTTTCATGACGACGAGGAATTGGGGCCACGGATGCTCGCGCGAATCGCGAAACGCACCGGCCTCCGCCCACAAGATCTGTAA
- a CDS encoding BrnT family toxin — translation MRFTWSLEKATVNRRKHGVPFEEALTVFGDPLARIHDDPAHSKTEGREIIVGHSRRGRLILVSFCERRGAVRLISARRVTRHEREDYEKGTRR, via the coding sequence ATGCGATTCACATGGAGTCTCGAAAAGGCGACGGTCAATCGTAGAAAGCACGGCGTCCCCTTCGAAGAGGCCCTCACCGTGTTCGGGGATCCGCTCGCCCGTATCCACGACGATCCCGCGCACTCCAAGACGGAGGGCCGCGAGATCATCGTCGGGCATTCCAGGCGCGGGCGTCTGATCTTGGTTTCCTTTTGCGAGCGGCGTGGGGCAGTCCGCCTCATCAGCGCTCGTCGAGTGACACGACATGAACGTGAAGACTACGAGAAAGGCACGCGGCGGTAG
- a CDS encoding PilZ domain-containing protein, with amino-acid sequence MDEAFCPVCCTQHGNPVDCPGELRATGPERHGWAMAVDAPRGVDLCGVIVAPSETRWRARIVTYPLAPWRTPGCSGVLKFVGSTEEEAQAKALDFIRRWCSERNRAPHDGFGRWERREGAIAGRPPPRRRRSHSIRYRVGGISTLTTTANLSPEGMFLTAPEPPAVDTPLELEIEIFGCIATLRGVVVWRRDRLQPGRPRGMGVRLLDPPPVYKMFVQGLK; translated from the coding sequence ATGGACGAGGCGTTCTGCCCGGTCTGCTGCACGCAGCATGGCAACCCGGTCGACTGCCCGGGCGAGCTGCGAGCGACGGGGCCGGAGCGGCACGGTTGGGCGATGGCGGTGGATGCGCCGAGGGGCGTCGACCTCTGCGGGGTGATCGTGGCGCCGAGCGAGACGCGGTGGCGGGCGCGGATCGTGACCTACCCCCTCGCGCCGTGGCGCACCCCAGGGTGCAGCGGCGTGCTGAAGTTCGTGGGCTCCACGGAGGAAGAGGCCCAGGCGAAGGCCCTTGATTTCATTCGGCGCTGGTGCTCGGAGCGGAACCGCGCACCGCACGACGGCTTCGGCCGCTGGGAGCGACGGGAGGGCGCGATCGCGGGCCGCCCCCCGCCGCGAAGGCGCCGGTCCCATTCGATCCGCTATCGCGTGGGAGGGATCTCCACCCTCACCACCACCGCGAACCTCTCGCCGGAGGGGATGTTCCTGACCGCGCCGGAGCCGCCGGCGGTGGATACACCCCTGGAACTCGAGATCGAGATCTTCGGCTGCATCGCGACGCTTCGTGGCGTCGTCGTCTGGAGACGGGATCGGCTGCAGCCGGGCCGGCCGCGCGGGATGGGCGTGCGCCTGCTGGATCCGCCCCCCGTGTACAAAATGTTCGTGCAAGGGCTGAAGTAG
- a CDS encoding helix-turn-helix domain-containing protein, producing the protein MRPSRATTFKPADVKAIRGSLGKSQTEFAMMIGVSVATLRNWEQGRRVPDGPAQALLRVAAQNPEAVAHALGA; encoded by the coding sequence ATGCGCCCCAGCCGCGCGACGACTTTCAAGCCTGCGGATGTCAAGGCGATTCGCGGCAGCCTCGGGAAGTCGCAGACCGAATTCGCGATGATGATCGGGGTCAGCGTCGCGACCCTTCGCAACTGGGAACAGGGTCGGCGAGTCCCTGACGGACCTGCCCAGGCTTTGCTGCGGGTCGCAGCTCAGAATCCGGAAGCGGTCGCGCACGCGCTGGGTGCTTGA
- a CDS encoding type II toxin-antitoxin system HicB family antitoxin codes for MIFIVELEQETDGRWIAEVPDLPGVMAYGRSSADATAKVQALALRVVAERLEHGEAGPDLLTITFKAA; via the coding sequence ATGATCTTCATCGTCGAACTTGAGCAGGAAACCGACGGCCGATGGATCGCCGAAGTGCCTGACCTGCCAGGGGTTATGGCTTACGGCAGGTCGTCGGCCGATGCGACCGCGAAAGTGCAGGCACTCGCGCTGCGCGTAGTTGCAGAACGACTCGAGCATGGCGAAGCCGGTCCCGACCTCCTCACGATCACATTCAAGGCGGCATGA
- a CDS encoding BrnA antitoxin family protein — translation MRKEYDFSGARQGAVIKQPGKTRITIYLDDDVLQAFRERADETGRGYQTMINDALREHLGKTPQPLDARTLRRILREELRRTG, via the coding sequence ATGCGCAAAGAATACGATTTTAGCGGAGCCCGCCAGGGCGCCGTCATTAAGCAGCCCGGGAAGACCCGGATCACCATCTACCTCGACGACGACGTGCTGCAGGCGTTCCGCGAGCGGGCTGACGAGACCGGACGAGGCTACCAGACGATGATCAACGACGCGCTTCGCGAGCACTTGGGCAAGACTCCGCAGCCACTCGATGCGCGAACCCTGCGTCGAATTCTCCGAGAGGAATTGCGAAGGACCGGTTGA
- a CDS encoding carboxypeptidase-like regulatory domain-containing protein, whose amino-acid sequence MRLAAIALGFAVLLPAEAATVQVLVRERGGGPIANQRVVMQVPTTPGDVTRWNRRRFLAGVTGEDGKATFESVPVGRYVVLVLTLGTSGLIDPASNPLAPPPLLTVASEDEKVAVEIEVWRGSLFRGEEVVDRGGVPHARVILRGLDGQPTMEFPLDVLGRAERLLVPGRWEADLVVPPGYLIVDVVWNGESLPGHTVRFDVREDPRPQIVSWYLSASCLITGRMSEASGRCVVPVVATLVEPGPWIAAALARGGSTFQVVPNQEWPDPCVYRLWLPDGEWTVRPQGEDLLVSEPESVDVAMVPGETRSLDFLLTMKDRDERDGRKPLVVRVLAPDGLPLAGAAVEVWPPGERSLSAVPLRTDVTGKYGGSVRFRGLAAGSYRVAAGRADFLEGTAEAPDYDPKAEHPPGVVVTLREGATLHARAVDEEGRPIREVELSYLRLGELPRTALANEGIASAKRSGTALSDATGHLEIPGLYSGDYRVEARMTGEQSAVRFVVLRQGTAKHSKSIEVHLTEPARSDVDLLLLPAASLTGSLACSDRGTMPATVSFRIFPAGSPIADLWQKKDLEAGAVSAPDDLVLGGDGLDRYRLGPLAHGEYLLAARPSGQDYWSWASNGLVPEGAATYPVEEASTLDTGVVEIECGPLLAVVPEILSKEAVPDLRLGAVRGILRPAAGVKGIKDVEPDAETHADRAFLRSLPEGKFRAAVTVEHPYLVPSSVSAPEQKVDLARGRLAEIRVTFERLGGLVDVRGMGKAARLTAGEGSPSVRPLTDGKALFPGTLPGAYRVEMCADPACSAVTATWERVEVMAGRTTFVH is encoded by the coding sequence GTGAGGCTCGCCGCCATCGCGCTCGGGTTCGCCGTCCTGCTGCCTGCGGAGGCGGCGACGGTCCAGGTGCTGGTGCGGGAGCGCGGCGGGGGACCGATCGCGAACCAGCGCGTCGTCATGCAGGTCCCCACGACCCCCGGCGATGTCACGCGTTGGAATCGGAGGCGGTTCCTCGCGGGCGTCACCGGAGAGGACGGCAAGGCCACGTTCGAATCGGTGCCGGTGGGGCGCTACGTGGTCCTCGTGCTGACGCTCGGCACGTCGGGGCTCATCGATCCGGCTTCGAATCCGCTCGCCCCGCCCCCGCTGCTCACCGTCGCCTCGGAAGACGAGAAGGTGGCGGTGGAGATCGAGGTCTGGAGGGGAAGTCTTTTCCGCGGCGAAGAGGTAGTGGACCGCGGAGGCGTTCCTCACGCCAGGGTAATCCTGCGAGGCCTGGACGGGCAGCCCACGATGGAGTTCCCCCTCGATGTCCTCGGACGGGCCGAGCGGCTCCTCGTGCCGGGCCGATGGGAGGCGGACCTAGTGGTTCCGCCGGGTTATCTGATCGTGGACGTCGTCTGGAACGGTGAATCGCTGCCGGGCCACACGGTCCGCTTCGACGTCAGGGAGGACCCGCGCCCGCAGATCGTGAGCTGGTACCTGAGCGCGTCGTGCCTCATCACCGGGCGCATGAGCGAAGCCAGCGGAAGATGTGTCGTCCCGGTGGTCGCGACGCTCGTTGAGCCCGGTCCCTGGATCGCCGCGGCGCTGGCGCGCGGTGGATCCACCTTCCAGGTGGTTCCCAACCAGGAATGGCCGGACCCCTGCGTGTACCGGCTCTGGCTGCCCGACGGCGAGTGGACCGTGCGCCCCCAGGGAGAGGACCTGCTCGTCTCGGAGCCCGAATCGGTCGACGTCGCGATGGTCCCCGGAGAGACCCGGAGCCTCGACTTCCTTCTCACGATGAAAGACCGCGACGAGCGCGACGGACGCAAGCCGCTCGTCGTTCGAGTCCTGGCGCCGGACGGCCTGCCGCTCGCGGGGGCCGCCGTCGAGGTCTGGCCGCCGGGAGAGAGGAGCCTCTCGGCGGTCCCCCTCAGGACGGACGTCACCGGGAAATACGGCGGATCCGTCCGTTTCCGCGGGCTGGCGGCGGGGAGCTACAGGGTCGCCGCCGGTCGAGCCGATTTCCTCGAGGGGACCGCCGAGGCGCCGGACTACGACCCGAAGGCCGAGCACCCACCGGGCGTCGTGGTGACGCTGCGCGAGGGAGCCACGCTGCACGCCCGCGCGGTCGACGAGGAGGGCCGTCCGATTCGAGAGGTCGAGCTGAGCTACCTCCGACTGGGAGAGCTTCCCCGGACCGCGCTCGCCAACGAGGGGATCGCATCGGCAAAGCGCTCCGGCACGGCCCTGTCGGATGCCACGGGGCACCTCGAGATCCCCGGTCTCTACTCGGGGGATTACCGGGTCGAGGCCCGCATGACCGGCGAGCAGAGCGCCGTCCGCTTCGTCGTTCTCAGGCAGGGGACCGCGAAGCACTCGAAGTCGATCGAGGTCCACCTCACCGAGCCGGCTCGCTCCGACGTGGACCTTCTCTTGCTGCCCGCTGCGAGTCTCACGGGGAGCCTCGCCTGCTCGGACCGGGGAACGATGCCGGCGACGGTCTCGTTCCGGATCTTCCCGGCGGGCTCGCCCATCGCGGACCTCTGGCAGAAGAAGGATCTCGAGGCGGGCGCGGTGAGCGCGCCGGACGACCTGGTTCTCGGCGGTGACGGACTGGACCGTTACCGCCTGGGGCCCCTCGCCCACGGCGAGTACCTCCTCGCAGCTCGGCCCTCCGGCCAGGATTACTGGAGCTGGGCGTCGAACGGCCTCGTGCCGGAGGGGGCGGCAACGTACCCGGTCGAGGAGGCCTCGACGCTGGACACCGGGGTCGTCGAGATCGAATGCGGGCCGCTCCTGGCGGTCGTGCCGGAGATCCTGTCCAAGGAAGCCGTTCCCGATCTCCGCCTCGGCGCCGTGCGCGGCATCCTGCGTCCCGCCGCCGGGGTGAAGGGAATCAAGGACGTGGAGCCGGACGCCGAGACGCATGCCGACCGCGCGTTCCTCCGGAGCCTGCCGGAGGGGAAGTTCCGGGCCGCGGTGACCGTGGAGCATCCCTACCTGGTGCCGTCGTCGGTCTCCGCCCCGGAGCAGAAGGTCGATCTCGCGCGAGGGAGGCTGGCCGAGATCCGAGTGACCTTCGAACGGCTCGGAGGTCTCGTGGACGTGCGAGGCATGGGGAAGGCCGCGCGCCTGACCGCAGGGGAGGGGAGCCCTTCGGTCCGGCCGCTCACGGACGGGAAGGCGCTCTTCCCCGGCACGCTGCCGGGGGCCTACCGAGTCGAGATGTGCGCCGATCCCGCGTGCTCCGCCGTGACCGCGACGTGGGAGCGCGTCGAGGTCATGGCGGGCAGAACCACGTTCGTTCATTGA
- a CDS encoding BrnT family toxin produces the protein MRVVWDPAKAKANQLKHGIRFSDAEGVLYDPMALTREDERSEGEPRFISIGMDHLTRVVVVVFIPRGESARLISARRASRKERHQYAQRIRF, from the coding sequence ATGAGGGTTGTCTGGGATCCCGCGAAAGCGAAGGCGAACCAGCTGAAGCACGGCATTCGCTTCTCGGACGCGGAGGGTGTCCTCTACGATCCCATGGCACTCACCCGCGAGGACGAACGGAGCGAAGGCGAACCCCGGTTCATTTCGATCGGCATGGATCATCTGACTCGCGTCGTGGTCGTGGTCTTCATCCCACGTGGCGAATCGGCTCGACTCATCTCGGCGCGCCGCGCGTCGAGGAAGGAACGGCACCAATATGCGCAAAGAATACGATTTTAG
- a CDS encoding type II toxin-antitoxin system RelE/ParE family toxin, with translation MSSTDKPLVWLHGEVKTPPLSQPARIEAGVLLRRLQRGESLGMPHSRPMPTIARRCHELRINDANVTWRIVYRIDPDAIVIVDVFSKKTTATPAAVIEVCRRRLREYDDA, from the coding sequence ATGAGTTCGACGGACAAGCCCCTGGTCTGGCTGCACGGAGAAGTCAAGACACCACCTCTTTCCCAGCCAGCCAGGATCGAAGCGGGCGTTCTGCTTCGGAGGTTGCAGCGGGGCGAGTCGCTGGGGATGCCGCATTCGAGGCCGATGCCAACGATTGCACGCCGCTGCCATGAATTGAGGATCAACGACGCCAACGTGACGTGGAGAATCGTCTACCGAATCGACCCCGACGCGATCGTCATCGTTGACGTCTTCAGCAAGAAGACGACCGCCACGCCTGCCGCGGTCATCGAGGTCTGTAGGCGACGGCTCCGGGAGTACGACGATGCGTGA
- a CDS encoding proline iminopeptidase-family hydrolase yields the protein MRTSSAIALGLCLLAVLGCARGDGAAAPAPASGVYPVDEAFVDAGGVLIYTVSMGRGAPLLILHGGPGASHDYFLPYLLPLARHNRLVFVDERGSGKSEKLEDVKQYTVEAMVEDVEAVRKALGLGRINLLGHSFGGVLAQAYALKYQDNLSRLVLCSTFHTTKGLNEIFRRMKAGMAPGLRSRIDRLEAEGLYGHGKDYEKNRYTSEYMIAAWGEGYFPYLYQNRPDPNFEPTQTGNNAWDLYREMWGSHGEFVIDGNLVSVEYADRLGSIKVPTLITVGDHDESDPSLSRDMQGRIPGSRLVILPKSGHMTFVDQPAMFNRAVDEFLNPAAR from the coding sequence ATGAGGACCTCGAGCGCCATCGCTCTCGGACTCTGCCTGCTCGCGGTGCTCGGTTGCGCCCGCGGGGACGGGGCGGCCGCGCCTGCGCCCGCGAGCGGCGTCTATCCGGTCGACGAGGCGTTCGTCGACGCGGGCGGAGTCCTGATCTACACGGTCTCGATGGGCCGAGGCGCGCCGCTCCTGATCCTCCACGGCGGTCCCGGCGCCTCCCACGACTACTTCCTGCCGTACCTGCTGCCCCTGGCCCGCCACAACCGGCTGGTGTTCGTCGACGAGCGGGGCTCGGGAAAGTCCGAGAAGCTGGAGGACGTCAAGCAGTACACGGTCGAGGCGATGGTCGAGGACGTCGAGGCGGTGCGCAAGGCGCTCGGCCTCGGCCGGATCAACCTGCTCGGGCACTCGTTCGGGGGGGTGCTGGCGCAGGCGTACGCGCTGAAGTACCAGGACAACCTGTCGCGCCTCGTGCTCTGCAGCACGTTCCACACCACGAAGGGGCTCAACGAGATCTTCCGCCGGATGAAGGCGGGCATGGCGCCGGGGTTGCGCTCGCGCATCGACAGGCTGGAGGCGGAGGGGCTCTACGGGCACGGCAAGGACTACGAGAAGAACCGCTACACCAGCGAGTACATGATCGCCGCCTGGGGCGAAGGGTACTTCCCGTACCTCTACCAGAACCGGCCCGATCCCAACTTCGAGCCGACCCAGACGGGCAACAACGCGTGGGACCTGTACCGGGAGATGTGGGGCTCTCACGGCGAATTCGTCATCGACGGGAACCTGGTCTCGGTGGAGTACGCCGACCGGCTGGGATCGATCAAGGTGCCGACGCTGATCACGGTCGGCGACCACGACGAGTCCGACCCGTCGCTCTCCCGCGACATGCAGGGGAGGATCCCGGGCTCGCGGCTCGTGATCCTGCCGAAGAGCGGGCACATGACCTTCGTCGACCAGCCCGCGATGTTCAATCGCGCGGTGGACGAGTTCCTCAACCCTGCCGCGAGGTGA
- a CDS encoding restriction endonuclease, which yields MPRKPDSAPEFVRFVGPVLAALEGLGGSGRPDEVRSAIARALSISEAEQALRLPSGVQSRFENQVHWARFYLAKGGYIDASRHGVWTLTEKARALGRVSPAQGREIYRTVATEFGKSGVKTSAPEDAQAGEEHVAPATDAEHTFINYRESVAASLQGLPAAGFERFCQRLLRESGFEEVSVTGRSGDGGIDGIGVLQVNALVSFKVLFQCKRYTGSVTPSQVRDFRGAMMGRADKGIMITTGSFTSDARKEAVRDGVPPIELVDGEKLVNMLERLELGLRPRRTFEVDAAFFEQFRK from the coding sequence ATGCCGAGAAAGCCTGATTCGGCGCCCGAGTTCGTGAGATTCGTCGGTCCGGTACTTGCCGCGCTCGAAGGACTCGGCGGCTCCGGTCGCCCGGACGAGGTGCGCAGTGCAATTGCCAGGGCGCTAAGCATCTCTGAAGCCGAACAGGCTCTTCGGTTGCCGAGTGGCGTTCAGTCTCGTTTCGAGAATCAGGTCCACTGGGCACGGTTCTACCTGGCGAAAGGGGGATACATCGACGCGTCTCGTCATGGGGTATGGACTCTCACCGAGAAGGCACGCGCACTCGGGAGAGTCTCTCCTGCCCAGGGCCGGGAGATCTATCGCACCGTTGCAACTGAGTTTGGAAAGTCGGGCGTGAAGACATCAGCGCCAGAAGACGCGCAGGCCGGCGAGGAGCATGTGGCCCCCGCGACCGACGCTGAGCATACATTCATCAACTACAGGGAGTCGGTCGCGGCGAGTCTCCAGGGCCTTCCTGCGGCGGGGTTCGAACGTTTCTGCCAACGTCTTCTCCGCGAGTCCGGATTCGAGGAGGTCAGTGTGACCGGTCGATCTGGCGACGGTGGTATCGACGGCATTGGCGTTTTGCAGGTGAACGCGCTCGTGAGTTTCAAGGTTCTGTTTCAATGCAAGCGCTACACAGGTTCGGTTACTCCAAGTCAGGTTCGTGACTTCAGAGGTGCCATGATGGGCAGGGCCGACAAGGGCATCATGATCACCACCGGGTCATTCACGTCCGACGCCCGGAAGGAAGCCGTGCGTGACGGGGTCCCACCGATCGAGCTCGTCGACGGCGAGAAGCTCGTGAACATGCTCGAGCGGCTTGAGCTAGGCCTGAGACCGCGGCGGACGTTTGAAGTGGACGCGGCGTTCTTCGAGCAGTTCCGCAAGTGA
- a CDS encoding SRPBCC family protein: MPLQFAPVARAEMLIRRSVAEVFNAFVDPAVTRRFWFTRGSGRLEQGARVKWYWDMYGVSADVEVKAIEVNRRISIDWPTPVEWIFTPRPDGTTYVSIIASGFAGSDDEKVAQAIDSMGGFSLALAGCKAFLEHGVELNLVADHRPDAHVAGGA, encoded by the coding sequence ATGCCGCTTCAATTCGCGCCCGTTGCCCGCGCTGAAATGCTCATTCGCAGATCGGTGGCTGAGGTCTTCAACGCCTTCGTCGATCCCGCCGTGACCCGCCGGTTCTGGTTCACGAGGGGCAGCGGGAGGCTCGAACAAGGCGCGCGTGTGAAGTGGTACTGGGACATGTACGGCGTGTCGGCCGACGTCGAAGTCAAGGCCATCGAAGTGAATCGTCGGATCTCGATCGACTGGCCGACACCTGTCGAGTGGATCTTCACCCCGCGGCCTGATGGCACCACTTACGTGAGTATCATCGCGTCGGGATTTGCCGGAAGTGACGACGAGAAAGTCGCCCAAGCCATCGATTCCATGGGGGGCTTCAGCTTGGCTCTCGCGGGTTGCAAGGCGTTCTTGGAACACGGCGTCGAGCTGAACCTCGTGGCGGATCACCGCCCCGATGCGCATGTCGCAGGCGGCGCCTGA